One window of the Pseudomonas sp. S04 genome contains the following:
- a CDS encoding phage holin family protein has product MAIGESGSSETGTGSSPRRLGAAFLGLLHSHVELFGIELQEQKARTVSLLLFAGLALVFALLLLVGISALVMILLWDTYRLTAIIGLCVFYAAAALFCGMRLKAAIFDESSPFHATLEELANDRERLLP; this is encoded by the coding sequence ATGGCTATCGGTGAATCCGGCTCGTCCGAGACTGGTACTGGCTCCTCGCCGCGACGCCTGGGCGCCGCTTTTCTGGGATTGCTGCACAGCCACGTAGAGCTGTTCGGCATCGAATTGCAGGAACAGAAAGCCCGAACAGTCAGCCTGTTGCTGTTTGCCGGCCTGGCCCTGGTGTTCGCCCTGCTGTTGCTGGTGGGCATTTCGGCACTGGTGATGATTCTGCTCTGGGACACTTACCGCCTGACCGCGATCATTGGCCTGTGCGTGTTCTATGCGGCCGCCGCGCTGTTTTGCGGGATGCGCCTGAAAGCGGCAATTTTCGATGAGTCCTCGCCATTCCACGCGACCCTCGAAGAGCTGGCCAATGACCGGGAGCGCCTGCTGCCATGA
- a CDS encoding deoxyguanosinetriphosphate triphosphohydrolase — MDWQTLLNRERLGKPVHSPEELGRSPFHKDHDRVIFSGAFRRLGRKTQVHPVHSNDHIHTRLTHSLEVSCVGRSLGMRVGETIRSALPDWCEPSDLGMVVQSACLAHDIGNPPFGHSGEDAIRYWFQQAANKGWLDAMSEVERNDFLNFEGNAQGFRVLTQLEYHQFDGGTRLTYATLGTYLKYPWTARHADSLGYKKHKFGCYQSELPLLEQIAQKLGLPQLEEQRWARHPLVYLMEAADDICYALIDLEDGLEMELLEYAEVESLLLGLVGDDLPETYRQLGPSDSRRRKLAILRGKAIEHLTNAAARAFVEQQDALLAGTLQGDLVEHMHGPAKRCVLNAKDMARKKIFQDKRKTLHEIGAYTTLEILLNGFCGAALEQHGGGTASFKNRRILDLLGNNAPDPHGPLHASFLRMIDFIAGMTDSYASEMAMEMTGRSSRP; from the coding sequence TTGGATTGGCAGACCCTGCTTAACCGTGAACGCCTCGGCAAACCTGTGCACAGTCCGGAAGAACTTGGCCGCAGCCCTTTCCACAAAGATCATGACCGGGTGATTTTCTCCGGGGCCTTCCGTCGCCTGGGCCGCAAGACCCAGGTCCACCCGGTTCACAGCAACGATCACATCCACACGCGCCTGACCCATTCGCTGGAAGTCAGCTGCGTGGGGCGTTCGCTGGGCATGCGCGTCGGTGAAACCATTCGCAGTGCCCTACCCGACTGGTGCGAGCCCAGTGACTTGGGGATGGTGGTGCAATCGGCCTGTCTGGCTCATGACATTGGCAATCCACCCTTTGGCCACTCCGGCGAAGACGCCATTCGCTACTGGTTCCAGCAAGCCGCGAACAAAGGCTGGCTGGATGCAATGAGTGAAGTGGAACGTAACGACTTCCTCAACTTCGAGGGCAATGCGCAAGGCTTCCGAGTGCTGACTCAACTGGAGTATCACCAGTTCGATGGCGGCACCCGACTGACCTACGCCACCCTTGGCACCTACCTCAAGTACCCCTGGACCGCACGACACGCCGACTCACTGGGCTACAAGAAACACAAGTTCGGCTGCTATCAGAGCGAACTGCCCCTGCTCGAACAGATCGCCCAGAAGCTCGGCCTGCCGCAACTGGAGGAACAACGCTGGGCCCGCCATCCCCTGGTCTACCTGATGGAGGCTGCGGATGACATCTGCTACGCCTTGATCGACCTGGAGGACGGCCTGGAAATGGAGCTGCTGGAATATGCCGAGGTCGAATCGCTGTTGCTCGGACTGGTGGGCGATGACCTGCCGGAAACCTACCGCCAGCTTGGCCCCTCTGACTCACGCCGGCGCAAGCTGGCGATTTTGCGCGGCAAGGCCATTGAACACCTGACCAACGCCGCGGCGCGGGCCTTCGTCGAGCAACAGGACGCCCTGCTGGCGGGCACGCTGCAAGGTGACCTGGTAGAGCACATGCATGGCCCGGCCAAACGTTGCGTATTGAATGCCAAGGACATGGCCCGCAAGAAAATCTTCCAGGATAAACGCAAGACCCTGCATGAAATCGGCGCCTACACCACGCTGGAAATACTCTTGAACGGCTTCTGTGGCGCGGCGCTGGAGCAACACGGCGGCGGTACGGCCTCATTCAAGAACCGTCGCATTCTCGATCTGCTAGGTAATAACGCACCCGATCCACACGGTCCGCTACATGCCTCGTTTCTACGCATGATCGACTTTATAGCCGGCATGACCGACAGCTATGCCAGCGAAATGGCCATGGAGATGACCGGACGCTCCAGCCGACCGTGA
- a CDS encoding response regulator, whose translation MLTYNLRILLVEDHPFQLRATLCLLNSYGFTQVTTADTADNALQKMNLAHQPFELLLCDQCLPDLPGLELIGIASLQGLIQQAILLSSLDSLELNTLKKAADEHRLPLLGYLAKPLKKTELINLLMSEQRNR comes from the coding sequence ATGTTAACTTACAACTTACGCATCCTGCTGGTTGAAGACCACCCCTTTCAACTCAGGGCAACACTTTGCTTGCTTAACAGTTACGGCTTCACCCAAGTCACTACCGCCGACACTGCCGACAATGCACTACAAAAGATGAATCTGGCACATCAACCTTTTGAACTGCTACTCTGCGACCAATGCCTTCCAGATCTTCCCGGCCTGGAACTGATTGGCATTGCGAGCCTGCAGGGACTAATACAACAAGCCATTCTCCTGAGCAGCCTTGACAGCCTCGAATTAAACACTTTGAAAAAAGCCGCTGATGAACATCGACTACCCTTACTCGGTTATCTGGCAAAGCCGCTGAAAAAAACCGAGCTTATAAACCTGCTGATGTCAGAGCAGCGTAATCGCTGA
- a CDS encoding response regulator transcription factor, with translation MNTVFIVDDHPVIRLAVRMLLEHEGYKVVGESDNGVDAMQMVRECMPDLIILDISIPKLDGLEVLSRFNSMNTPLKTLVLTAQSPELFAIRCMQSGACGYVCKQEDLSELVSAINAVFSGYHYFPSQALSPSRSNDELNAELDLFRSVNDRELMVLQLFAQGRSNKEIAKGMFLSNKTVSTYKKRLMQKLKAQSLVELIEMAKRNALV, from the coding sequence ATGAACACCGTTTTTATTGTCGACGATCACCCCGTCATTCGTCTCGCCGTTCGTATGTTGCTGGAACATGAAGGTTACAAAGTCGTCGGGGAATCGGATAACGGCGTCGATGCCATGCAAATGGTTCGCGAATGCATGCCTGATCTGATTATTCTCGATATCAGCATCCCAAAACTGGATGGCCTGGAAGTTCTTTCGCGCTTCAACAGCATGAATACGCCCCTGAAAACCCTGGTACTGACCGCACAGAGCCCGGAACTTTTCGCCATTCGCTGCATGCAATCCGGTGCATGCGGGTACGTCTGCAAACAGGAAGACCTGAGTGAGTTGGTAAGCGCCATCAACGCCGTTTTTTCCGGCTATCACTACTTCCCCAGCCAGGCATTGAGCCCCTCGCGCAGCAATGATGAACTGAACGCCGAACTCGACTTGTTCCGTTCCGTCAATGACCGCGAACTGATGGTCCTGCAATTGTTTGCCCAAGGTCGCAGCAACAAGGAAATTGCCAAAGGGATGTTTCTCAGCAACAAGACTGTCAGCACCTACAAAAAAAGGCTCATGCAAAAGCTCAAGGCACAATCTCTGGTGGAACTCATCGAAATGGCAAAACGCAACGCTTTAGTGTGA
- a CDS encoding transporter substrate-binding domain-containing protein, with protein MPSSLKDYLLYLSVGLCLSASACMADPEIGNYSLLSRSTTKPMDVELDLSQRQWVQDRPGLVLGTSAPDYPPFDLTIRGQDYEGFTADYAGIIGSTLGLPIQIRRYPSREAAIQALENGDVDLLGTANGYEARKSNIALSIPYAIDQPVLVTRETETRSLTEGLAGMRLSMVYHYLPLEEVTALYPNAIITPYPSFQNAINAVAFDQADVFLGDTISTHFTINKGYLKNVRMANFGKHEAYGFSFAVKQDNQELLNLINTVLARVPAREREDIAKRWSAGSDILLTDRKLQLSNREERWLAQHPVVRVAVNDGFAPLTFFDSDGNLRGITADLLELIRLRTGLRFELHRSPSERAMLNLIEEDRVDLIAAIAPSVERETRLSFTRPYLESSYVLLSSKSPGSPTDLEQLRGKSLAITENNPLRDYLQREHPGIHLVQTQDAFSAVELLAKGQVQGAVESLIIANYFIAAQLFEDQLQISATVGTQQAAVSLATARGAIELSTILDKALLSIAPDELGIINSRWRGYMGPASGTWRNYQRQLYQLVVGSSLVLLMLLAWNAHMRRQIKQRQKVERALNDQLEFMHTLVNGTPHPIYVRDRQGVLKSCNDSYLETFCAKREEVIGKTVMQGSMSNAFEAGEYQADYQRVMAEGVPMLLDRTLHIGSTKLTIYHWILPYRDSTGEVQGIIGGWIDISDRRQLFDDLRSAKERADEANRAKSTFLATMSHEIRTPMNAVIGMLELTLERDEHSLQDRPAIEVAYNSAKDLLELIGDILDIARIESGRLSLAPERVNLGVTLEAVIRVFDGLARQKKLTLSLDFPDAAAQPDVLTDPLRLKQILSNLISNAIKFTEQGKVSIKVRLLTVEGADQQQMVMHIIDTGVGISADDQRLLFEPFAQAQNTSQMARSGAGLGLVICRSLCEMMGGDLQLSSQPGVGTEIRVDLPMTPLPDATVQEPLPALVAPGQTCLNVLVVDDHPANRLLMSQQLGFLGHRWVTANDGAQGLAAWQEGHFDLVIADCNMPVMNGYELARAIRRIEHDEQRPPCTVLGFTANAQPEEKPRCRQAGMNDCLFKPISLATLSQCLETLRPLTEEPAFSLQSLQALTGGDPVLVQRLLTELLNSNRLDRQELLDLSPASGREGFIDIAHKIKGAARIVQATRLMDSCEALERMCHEAFTEARLATCTEAIQQAMLELEQALQREIAQSST; from the coding sequence ATGCCCAGTTCTTTAAAGGACTATTTGTTGTATTTAAGTGTCGGACTTTGCCTGAGTGCCTCTGCCTGCATGGCAGACCCAGAAATCGGTAATTACTCGCTGCTCAGTCGCTCGACGACCAAACCCATGGACGTTGAGTTGGATCTATCACAGCGCCAGTGGGTACAAGACCGACCCGGACTGGTCCTGGGGACTTCGGCACCCGACTATCCACCATTCGACCTGACGATCCGGGGCCAGGACTATGAAGGATTCACCGCAGATTACGCGGGTATCATCGGCAGCACCCTGGGCCTGCCTATCCAGATCCGGCGCTACCCTTCCCGAGAAGCCGCCATCCAGGCACTGGAAAACGGCGATGTAGACCTGCTGGGCACGGCCAACGGCTATGAAGCCAGGAAATCGAACATCGCGCTGTCGATCCCCTACGCCATAGACCAACCGGTCCTGGTCACCCGGGAGACCGAAACCCGCTCGCTGACCGAGGGCCTGGCCGGCATGCGCTTGAGCATGGTCTACCACTACCTGCCTCTGGAAGAGGTAACGGCCCTGTACCCCAACGCCATCATTACACCCTACCCGTCCTTTCAGAATGCGATCAATGCCGTGGCCTTCGATCAGGCTGACGTATTTCTTGGCGATACAATTTCCACTCACTTCACGATCAACAAGGGCTATCTGAAAAACGTCAGGATGGCCAACTTCGGTAAACACGAGGCCTATGGTTTCAGCTTTGCCGTCAAGCAGGACAACCAGGAGTTGTTGAACCTCATCAACACGGTCCTGGCAAGGGTGCCGGCCCGTGAGCGAGAAGACATCGCCAAACGCTGGAGCGCCGGCAGTGACATCCTGCTGACTGACCGCAAACTGCAGTTGAGCAATCGTGAAGAACGCTGGCTGGCGCAACATCCAGTGGTGCGAGTGGCCGTCAACGATGGTTTTGCGCCGCTGACCTTCTTTGATTCCGATGGCAACCTGCGGGGGATCACCGCCGACCTGCTGGAGCTCATCAGGTTGCGGACGGGATTGCGTTTCGAGCTTCATCGCAGCCCAAGCGAACGCGCCATGCTCAACCTGATTGAGGAGGACCGCGTCGACCTGATTGCCGCCATTGCCCCCAGTGTCGAGCGCGAGACACGCCTGAGCTTCACCCGCCCCTACCTGGAAAGCTCCTATGTACTGCTGAGCAGCAAGAGCCCCGGCAGCCCGACGGATCTCGAGCAACTGCGTGGCAAGAGCCTGGCAATCACCGAAAACAATCCATTGCGTGATTACCTGCAACGCGAACACCCGGGTATCCACCTGGTGCAAACGCAGGACGCCTTCAGCGCCGTGGAGTTGCTTGCCAAGGGCCAGGTCCAGGGCGCGGTTGAATCCCTGATCATCGCCAACTACTTCATCGCCGCGCAGTTGTTCGAGGACCAACTACAGATCAGCGCAACGGTCGGCACACAGCAAGCCGCAGTTTCCCTGGCCACCGCCCGTGGTGCGATTGAGTTGAGTACTATCCTCGACAAGGCCCTGCTGAGTATCGCCCCGGACGAACTGGGGATCATCAACAGCCGCTGGCGTGGCTACATGGGTCCGGCCAGTGGCACCTGGCGCAACTACCAGCGCCAGCTATACCAACTGGTGGTCGGCAGCAGCCTGGTACTGCTCATGCTCCTGGCCTGGAACGCCCACATGCGTCGCCAGATCAAACAGCGGCAAAAGGTTGAGCGCGCCCTCAATGACCAGCTCGAGTTCATGCACACGCTGGTCAATGGCACGCCCCACCCCATCTACGTGCGCGACCGCCAGGGGGTGCTGAAAAGTTGCAATGACAGCTATCTGGAAACCTTCTGCGCCAAACGCGAGGAGGTGATCGGCAAAACCGTCATGCAAGGCTCCATGAGCAACGCCTTTGAAGCCGGGGAATACCAGGCGGACTATCAGCGAGTGATGGCCGAGGGCGTGCCGATGCTGCTCGATCGCACCCTGCACATCGGCAGCACAAAACTGACGATCTATCACTGGATCCTGCCCTATCGGGATTCCACGGGAGAGGTCCAGGGAATTATCGGCGGCTGGATCGACATCAGCGACAGACGCCAGCTGTTTGATGATCTCAGGTCCGCCAAAGAGCGCGCCGATGAAGCAAACCGCGCCAAGAGCACCTTCCTGGCCACCATGAGCCATGAAATCCGTACGCCGATGAACGCCGTGATCGGTATGCTCGAACTGACCCTCGAACGCGATGAACATAGCCTGCAGGATCGTCCCGCCATTGAAGTGGCCTATAACTCGGCCAAGGACCTGCTGGAGCTCATCGGTGACATTCTCGACATTGCCCGAATCGAATCCGGCCGCCTGAGCCTGGCGCCCGAACGGGTCAATCTCGGCGTCACCCTGGAAGCGGTGATACGGGTCTTTGACGGACTCGCGCGGCAGAAGAAACTGACGCTGAGCCTCGACTTTCCCGACGCGGCGGCGCAGCCGGATGTGCTGACCGACCCTCTGCGCCTGAAACAGATTCTGTCCAACCTGATCAGCAATGCCATCAAGTTTACTGAGCAGGGAAAAGTCAGCATCAAGGTCCGGTTGTTGACGGTCGAGGGCGCCGACCAGCAGCAGATGGTCATGCACATCATCGATACGGGGGTCGGCATCAGTGCGGACGACCAGCGCCTGTTGTTCGAACCCTTCGCCCAGGCGCAGAACACCAGCCAAATGGCCAGGAGCGGAGCCGGCCTGGGTCTGGTGATCTGCCGCAGCCTGTGCGAAATGATGGGCGGCGACCTGCAACTGAGCAGCCAACCGGGAGTCGGCACCGAGATCCGGGTTGACCTGCCCATGACGCCGCTGCCAGACGCCACTGTGCAGGAGCCACTGCCGGCGCTGGTCGCACCTGGCCAGACCTGCTTAAACGTGCTGGTGGTCGACGATCATCCGGCAAATCGGCTGCTGATGAGCCAGCAACTGGGGTTCCTGGGGCATCGTTGGGTCACGGCGAACGACGGTGCGCAAGGATTGGCGGCCTGGCAAGAGGGTCATTTCGACCTGGTGATCGCCGACTGCAACATGCCGGTGATGAATGGCTACGAACTGGCGCGGGCCATCCGCAGGATCGAACACGATGAACAACGCCCACCGTGTACGGTGCTCGGCTTTACTGCCAACGCCCAGCCAGAGGAAAAACCTCGATGTCGCCAGGCGGGAATGAACGATTGCCTGTTCAAGCCCATCAGCCTGGCGACACTCAGCCAATGCCTGGAGACCCTGCGTCCTCTCACCGAGGAACCGGCCTTCAGCCTGCAGAGCCTGCAAGCACTGACCGGTGGCGACCCCGTACTGGTGCAGCGCCTGCTCACCGAGTTGCTCAACAGCAACCGCCTCGATCGCCAAGAACTGCTCGACTTGTCGCCGGCCAGCGGGCGCGAGGGATTCATCGATATCGCCCACAAAATCAAAGGCGCGGCCCGCATCGTCCAGGCCACCAGACTGATGGACAGCTGTGAGGCACTTGAGCGGATGTGCCACGAAGCGTTCACCGAGGCCAGGCTGGCGACCTGCACCGAGGCGATACAGCAGGCCATGCTGGAACTGGAGCAGGCACTGCAACGAGAGATTGCTCAATCTTCGACCTGA
- a CDS encoding HD domain-containing phosphohydrolase — translation MPSPPRPDKRRLPLHVHISVMFTLLLLFTGVVLGIFNYRQTTEIILSSSEKLFERIDQDVRRDLQTTYQPIRRLLSLLAESDAIQGTDLAHRLPLLKPFSQSLRDNNELASLYVGYADGDFFMVRPLRSDALKKTLQAPDAAAFQVWSIDRDILTGQTRSQSLFYDATLNQIGRLDNPQEAYDPRTRAWFDRANSSEEQITTEPYIFFSTHNIGTTLARHSGPNAVVGADLTLAQLSATLAKHQVTPGTEVVLFDGDGNAVAYPDSSKLIIDDQKAHLAKVKDLSPALAALFMHPASGNRLEVGNRQWIFARSSIQEGGPRGLNLAVMVPEEELLVDAYRMRWQGALLTLAILLLCVPLGWLTSRILVKPLRALVQEADAIRSFDFNYPVARRSPVLEVDQLSVSMARMKATLASFFEITDSLSAETRFEPLLLRVLAETVKIGQAQAGLIYLRENEGNRLQPHGLFIEGESRDLSAFNVKSHDPDDTQAPAWLHPLASQNALVTTLGFEQAGDLQSVMLALQCPSVHLIGIRLHNRHNETVGVLILLLADSGAQADLEKLRPDRIAFIQAVSGAAAVSIESQRLQHKQKQLLDAFIQLLAGAIDAKSPYTGGHCQRVPALTLMLAQAAAASRAPEFERYNPTDDEWEALHIAAWLHDCGKVTTPEYVVDKATKLETLTDRLHEIRTRFEVLKRDAWIDYWQGLAQGGDGQTLAVTRDASLAALDDDFAFVARSNLGGEAMVEGDLQRLHNIAQRTWTRTLDDRLGLSWEENRRQARTPTPVLPVSEPLLADKPEHLFERNSAELMPADNPWGFKLDVPPHKYNRGELYNLSITRGTLTCEERYIINHHMVQTILMLSHLPFPGHLSNVMEIAAGHHEKMDGTGYPRRLTREQMSLPARMMAIADIFEALTAADRPYKKAKTLSEALGIMAFMCRDAHIDPQLFALFIEEQIYQQYADRYLDPVQIDAVDRQSLLAKAGLVS, via the coding sequence ATGCCCAGCCCACCGCGCCCGGACAAACGCCGATTGCCGCTGCACGTGCATATCAGCGTGATGTTCACCCTGTTGCTGCTGTTCACGGGCGTTGTGCTGGGTATTTTCAATTATCGACAAACCACCGAGATCATCCTCTCCAGCAGTGAGAAGCTGTTCGAACGCATAGACCAGGACGTGCGCAGGGACCTGCAAACCACCTACCAGCCCATTCGACGATTGCTCAGCCTGTTGGCAGAAAGCGACGCGATACAGGGAACGGATCTGGCGCACCGGCTGCCCCTGCTCAAACCCTTCAGCCAATCCCTCAGGGACAATAACGAGCTGGCATCGCTGTACGTCGGTTATGCCGATGGCGATTTTTTCATGGTCCGCCCATTACGCAGCGATGCCCTGAAAAAAACCCTGCAGGCGCCTGATGCAGCCGCCTTTCAGGTCTGGAGCATCGATCGTGACATCCTCACCGGGCAAACCCGCTCACAATCACTGTTCTATGACGCGACACTGAACCAGATCGGGCGCCTGGATAATCCGCAGGAGGCCTATGACCCTCGCACCCGGGCCTGGTTCGACCGGGCCAACAGCAGCGAAGAACAGATCACCACTGAACCCTACATCTTCTTTTCGACCCACAACATCGGCACGACGCTCGCCCGCCACAGCGGCCCCAATGCCGTGGTGGGCGCCGACCTGACCCTGGCCCAGCTGTCCGCCACCCTGGCCAAGCACCAGGTAACACCCGGCACCGAAGTCGTGCTGTTCGATGGCGACGGCAATGCCGTCGCCTACCCCGACAGTAGCAAGCTGATCATCGATGATCAAAAGGCCCACCTGGCCAAGGTCAAGGACTTGAGCCCGGCCCTGGCAGCCCTGTTTATGCACCCGGCCAGTGGCAATCGCCTGGAGGTCGGCAACCGCCAATGGATCTTTGCTCGCAGCAGCATCCAGGAAGGTGGCCCGCGGGGACTGAACCTGGCAGTGATGGTTCCCGAAGAGGAGTTGCTGGTCGATGCCTATCGAATGCGCTGGCAGGGCGCCCTACTGACCCTGGCCATCTTGTTACTGTGTGTGCCACTGGGCTGGCTGACCTCCCGTATCCTGGTCAAGCCATTACGGGCACTGGTGCAGGAAGCCGACGCGATTCGCAGTTTTGATTTCAACTACCCGGTTGCACGCCGCTCGCCGGTGTTGGAAGTCGACCAACTCAGCGTCTCCATGGCGCGCATGAAAGCGACCCTGGCCAGCTTCTTTGAAATCACCGACAGCCTATCGGCGGAAACCCGCTTCGAGCCGCTGCTGCTTCGAGTCCTGGCGGAAACCGTGAAGATAGGCCAGGCCCAGGCGGGACTGATATACCTGCGGGAAAATGAAGGCAACCGCCTCCAGCCCCATGGCTTGTTCATCGAGGGTGAATCACGCGACCTTTCGGCATTCAACGTCAAGAGTCATGATCCTGACGACACGCAGGCCCCTGCCTGGCTGCACCCACTGGCGAGCCAGAACGCTCTGGTGACGACTCTGGGATTCGAGCAGGCAGGCGATCTGCAAAGTGTAATGCTGGCGCTGCAGTGCCCCAGCGTGCACCTGATCGGCATTCGCCTGCACAATCGCCATAACGAAACCGTCGGCGTGCTGATCCTGTTGCTGGCCGACAGCGGTGCGCAAGCGGACCTCGAAAAGCTGCGCCCTGACCGGATCGCCTTTATCCAGGCGGTCTCCGGCGCTGCAGCCGTGAGCATCGAAAGCCAGCGCCTGCAGCACAAGCAAAAACAGCTGCTGGACGCCTTCATTCAGTTGTTGGCAGGAGCGATCGATGCCAAGAGCCCCTATACCGGCGGCCACTGCCAACGGGTACCCGCCCTGACCCTGATGCTCGCCCAGGCCGCCGCCGCCAGCCGGGCCCCGGAATTCGAACGCTACAACCCCACCGACGATGAATGGGAAGCGCTGCACATTGCCGCCTGGTTGCACGACTGTGGAAAAGTCACCACACCTGAATACGTGGTCGACAAAGCCACCAAGCTTGAGACCCTCACCGACCGCCTGCATGAAATCCGCACCCGCTTCGAAGTACTCAAGCGCGATGCCTGGATCGACTACTGGCAAGGGCTCGCCCAAGGTGGCGACGGGCAGACACTGGCTGTAACGCGCGACGCCAGCCTCGCCGCCCTCGACGACGACTTTGCCTTTGTCGCCCGCAGTAACCTGGGGGGCGAGGCCATGGTCGAAGGCGACCTGCAACGGCTGCACAACATTGCCCAACGCACCTGGACCCGCACGCTGGATGACCGGCTGGGGCTGTCCTGGGAGGAGAACCGCCGCCAGGCTCGCACCCCGACTCCCGTGCTGCCGGTCAGCGAGCCGCTGCTGGCGGATAAGCCCGAACACCTGTTCGAACGCAACAGTGCCGAGCTAATGCCCGCGGACAATCCCTGGGGCTTCAAACTCGACGTTCCGCCGCACAAATACAACCGTGGCGAGCTGTACAACCTGAGCATCACCCGCGGCACGCTGACCTGCGAGGAGCGCTACATCATCAACCATCACATGGTGCAGACGATCCTGATGCTCAGCCACCTGCCCTTCCCCGGGCACTTAAGCAACGTCATGGAAATTGCCGCCGGGCATCACGAAAAAATGGACGGCACCGGCTATCCGAGACGACTCACACGGGAACAGATGAGCCTGCCGGCGCGGATGATGGCGATTGCCGATATTTTCGAAGCGCTGACTGCCGCAGACCGCCCCTACAAGAAGGCCAAGACCCTCAGTGAGGCTCTCGGCATCATGGCGTTCATGTGCCGTGATGCCCATATCGACCCGCAGCTGTTTGCCCTGTTTATCGAGGAACAGATCTATCAGCAGTACGCCGACAGATACCTCGACCCGGTACAAATCGATGCCGTGGACCGACAAAGCCTGCTCGCCAAAGCAGGCCTGGTTAGCTGA
- a CDS encoding GAF domain-containing protein, with protein sequence MIDLQNSGAGLEGYGLLCAQLESLLADERDFIANAAQFSAFLFNQLDDLNWAGFYLNRNEELVLGPFQGQIACVRIPFGRGVCGAAAATLTTQRVEDVHAFAGHIACDSASNSELVVPLVKDGRLIGVLDLDSPSLARFSVADQAGIEQLAAIFLRLTDC encoded by the coding sequence ATGATTGATTTGCAAAACAGCGGCGCAGGCCTGGAGGGTTATGGCCTGCTGTGCGCACAGCTGGAGTCGTTGCTGGCCGATGAGCGAGATTTTATTGCCAATGCCGCGCAGTTCTCGGCGTTCCTGTTCAATCAACTCGATGACCTGAACTGGGCCGGCTTCTACCTGAATCGCAATGAAGAGTTGGTGCTCGGGCCGTTCCAGGGCCAGATAGCCTGCGTGCGGATCCCCTTTGGTCGCGGTGTTTGTGGCGCTGCAGCGGCCACGCTGACCACCCAGCGCGTGGAGGATGTGCATGCGTTCGCCGGGCATATTGCCTGTGACAGCGCTTCGAACAGTGAGTTGGTGGTGCCACTGGTCAAGGACGGTCGACTGATCGGCGTGCTGGACCTGGATAGCCCGTCACTGGCGCGCTTCAGCGTCGCTGACCAGGCCGGTATCGAGCAACTGGCCGCGATCTTCCTGCGCCTGACTGACTGCTGA
- a CDS encoding ATP-binding protein has product MDSRLNAFLERADAVLARIEPLLPAPRSAIDWTQCLAARWQREGRSGFLLPLEVSLDMRLSDLIGVDKQLEQLGRNTRQFLDGMPANHALLWGSRGTGKSSLVRALLAEHAKGGLRLIEIERDHLADLPRVVEQVAKLPQRFVLFCDDLSFEAGEGDYRVLKSVLDGSLEQAPDNVLLYATSNRRHLVPEKESDNENWKRVDGELHPSEAVEDKIALSDRFGLWLSFYPFTQEHFLNVVEHWVGELATKAGLAWQRDEELEILAVRWATGRGNRNGRCAYQFARYWVGLKLLEQQA; this is encoded by the coding sequence GTGGACTCTCGATTGAATGCCTTTCTTGAACGCGCTGATGCGGTTCTGGCTCGTATCGAGCCGCTGCTGCCAGCGCCACGCAGTGCCATCGACTGGACACAATGCCTGGCTGCCCGCTGGCAGCGTGAGGGACGCAGCGGTTTTCTGCTGCCACTTGAGGTCAGCCTGGATATGCGCCTGAGCGACCTGATCGGGGTCGACAAGCAATTGGAACAGTTGGGCCGCAATACGCGCCAGTTCCTCGATGGCATGCCTGCCAACCATGCCCTGCTCTGGGGCTCGCGAGGGACGGGCAAGTCTTCGCTGGTGCGCGCGCTGTTGGCCGAGCATGCCAAGGGCGGGCTGCGCTTGATCGAGATCGAGCGTGATCACCTGGCGGACCTGCCGCGGGTGGTCGAGCAGGTTGCCAAGCTGCCGCAACGCTTCGTGCTGTTTTGTGACGATCTGTCCTTCGAGGCGGGCGAGGGCGACTACCGGGTGCTCAAGAGTGTGCTCGACGGCTCGCTGGAGCAGGCCCCGGACAATGTCCTGTTGTATGCCACCTCCAACCGGCGTCACCTGGTGCCGGAAAAGGAGAGCGATAACGAGAACTGGAAAAGGGTCGACGGTGAGCTGCACCCCAGTGAGGCGGTGGAGGACAAGATCGCGCTGTCGGATCGTTTTGGCCTGTGGCTGTCGTTCTACCCGTTTACCCAGGAGCACTTCCTCAACGTGGTCGAACACTGGGTCGGCGAGTTGGCCACCAAGGCCGGCCTGGCCTGGCAACGGGATGAAGAGCTGGAAATCCTCGCGGTGCGCTGGGCTACTGGCCGTGGTAACCGCAACGGGCGATGCGCCTATCAGTTCGCCCGCTATTGGGTCGGGCTCAAACTGTTGGAGCAGCAGGCATGA